A genomic segment from Paenibacillus sp. FSL K6-1096 encodes:
- the moaC gene encoding cyclic pyranopterin monophosphate synthase MoaC encodes MELTHFNEQGRARMVDVSGKDVTKRTAAARSLVRMKPATLTAIKSGEIRKGDVLAVAQVAGIMAAKQTSSWIPMCHPLPLTGVDIRFTDNNKDELYIEATVSITGKTGVEMEALTAVSAAALTVYDMCKALQKDMIIGPTMLVSKSGGKNGDYVLEAE; translated from the coding sequence GTGGAATTAACTCATTTCAATGAGCAGGGCCGGGCCCGGATGGTGGATGTCAGCGGCAAGGATGTTACCAAGCGGACGGCTGCGGCCCGAAGCCTGGTGCGGATGAAGCCTGCGACGCTGACAGCAATCAAGTCCGGCGAGATCCGCAAAGGTGATGTTCTTGCTGTAGCCCAGGTAGCCGGGATTATGGCGGCCAAGCAGACCTCAAGCTGGATTCCGATGTGTCACCCGCTGCCGCTGACCGGGGTGGACATCCGCTTCACGGACAACAACAAAGATGAACTATATATAGAAGCAACCGTCAGCATCACGGGCAAGACCGGGGTGGAGATGGAGGCGCTGACGGCAGTATCTGCCGCGGCCCTGACCGTATATGACATGTGCAAGGCGCTGCAGAAGGACATGATTATCGGACCTACGATGCTGGTGTCCAAGAGCGGCGGCAAGAATGGGGATTACGTGCTGGAAGCAGAATAG
- a CDS encoding MogA/MoaB family molybdenum cofactor biosynthesis protein → MAWKTAILTASDKGSRGEREDTSAQVIRELVEEELGGEIIEYRIVPDEQDEIIAALIELTDYFQADLVLTTGGTDLAIRDVTPEATRRVIEREVPGLSEAMRSTVMQKNRAAMLFRGISGIRGRTLIVNLPGTPKGVHENLAAIMDQLPEALLMVTGQYRQ, encoded by the coding sequence ATGGCGTGGAAAACAGCGATCCTGACAGCCAGCGACAAAGGGTCCAGAGGCGAACGGGAAGACACGAGCGCCCAGGTGATTCGGGAGCTGGTGGAGGAGGAGCTTGGCGGGGAGATTATAGAATACCGGATCGTGCCCGATGAGCAGGATGAGATTATTGCCGCACTGATTGAGCTTACAGATTATTTCCAGGCGGACCTGGTGCTGACTACAGGCGGGACCGATCTGGCAATCCGTGATGTGACGCCTGAGGCGACGCGGCGGGTGATTGAACGCGAAGTGCCCGGACTCTCCGAGGCCATGCGCAGTACAGTCATGCAGAAGAACCGTGCAGCGATGCTGTTCCGGGGAATAAGCGGCATCCGCGGCCGGACGCTGATTGTCAATCTGCCGGGTACTCCGAAGGGGGTACATGAGAATCTGGCGGCCATTATGGACCAGTTGCCGGAGGCCTTGCTGATGGTTACGGGGCAATACCGGCAGTAA